CTGCCGGGGCTCGATGGCGTTGCGGCGCAAGTTCTCTGCGTCGGGTTTTCTGCCAGACGTGCGCCGCTACGGCGCCACCTACGCCAACTACGTGGGCAAGCCGTTGTCCTATGTGCTGGCCACCCCCCGAGCAGCCCGACGACGCCGACAATCCGCTGCGCGCGGTCTACGGCAACGAGGGCGTTCCCCGCGACATCGAGCGCTTCGCCCGCCGCTTCGGTTGCCGGGTGCAGGACGGCTTCGGTTCCACCGAGTTGGGGGGTGGCCATCGCCCGGCTACCCGGCACTCCGCCGGGGTCGCTGGGGCCGCTGCCCGACGGGGTGGCGATCCTGCATCCCGAAACCGGACAGCCCTGCCCGCCGGGTGTGGTCGGCGAACTGGTGAACACCGCCGGCGCCGGCGGCTTCGAGGGCTACTACAACGACGCGGCCGCCGAGGCCGAGCGGATGCGCGGCGGCGTGTACCACAGCGGCGACCTGGCCTACCGCGACGAAGACAACTACGTGTATTTCGCTGGGCGACTAGGCGACTGGATGCGAGTCGACGGCGAGAATTTGGGCACCGCTCCCATCGAGGCAGTGCTGCTGCGCCATCCCGCGGTGACCGAGGTCGCGGTGTATCCGGTGCCCGACCCGGTGGTCGGCGACCGGGTGATGGCCGCTGTGGTGCTGGCGCCCGGTACCGGTTTCGACGCCGACGAGTTTCGCGCGTTCCTGGCCGAGCAGTCCGACCTCGGTCCCAAGCAGTGGCCGTCGTACGTGCGGGTCAGTACGGGGCTGCCCGGGACGGTGACCTTCAAAGTCCTCAAGCGACAGCTGTCGGCAGAGGGCGTGGACTGCGGCGAACCGGTGTTCGAGATTCGCCGGTAGGCGAGTCGAATCGCGGTCCTCGAGAACCCCTTTCAGCGGCGTCGACAGCCCCGTTCGGGGTTGCGTGGTCGCTGGTGCGTCCGATTGCGCGCGAATCCGGCCCGGCTTCACCGCGTTCGGTCAGACCAACTGGCCGCTGGCCCGGCAGGCACGGGTCGCCGCCAGCTCCACCGGACACCTGGCGCCGATCGGTGAATCTGCTTGTTCCCGAGCATCGTTGGGGGTTGTCCGGTGCCGGCTTCGCCGCGAAGAGCGGCTGGGGCCCCGGCGTCAGCGGCGACGACTACCTGGTCCGCCAGTTCGGCATGGTGCCCGCCGGCTCGACGCGCCTCGGTGTCGCCCTGGCCGCCGAGGCACCGAAGTTCGAGTCGGGCGTAGCTGTGCTCGACCAATTGGTGGAGTGGTTTATCCACCATTTGTTGGACCTCACGAAAATGTTTTCTGATTCAAATTTGATTTGGCGTTCTAGAACAGCACTCTAGAATCTGAACCCGCAAATATTCACTCGAAATACATTGCAAAATAAAATCTTCCGAACTTCATCATCCATTCGGCAGCTGCGTAATACTATCCCCGCATAAATAGCTGCGTCGCCATCGAGTGTTGCTGGCCCGCACTTCGAGCGACGGGAAATGTTGCCATGTCATTCGTCTCGATTTCACCCGACTTTGTGGCGGCGACGGCCGGCGAAGTGGCCAGAGTCGGCTCCACGATCGAAGCGGCCAACTCGGCGGCCGCAGCGTCCACGACACACATCCTGACCGCCGCCGCTGACGAGGTGTCCACGCGCATCGCAGCGCTGTTCGGCTCCTACGGCCAGGAGTATCGGGCGATCAGCGACCAGGTGGCTGCCTATCACAGCCAGTTCGTCGCCACGCTCAACGCCGGCTCCGGCGCTTACGCCACGGCTGAGGCACTCAACGCCGAACAGGCCCTGTTGGACGTCATCAACGCACCGACCCAAACCCTGTTGGGACGACCGTTGATCGGCAACGGCGCGAACGCCACCACGCCGGGCGGCGCCGGCGGTGCGGGCGGGATTCTTTACGGCAACGGCGGCAACGGCGCGGCCGGAACCGCCGGGCAGGCCGGCGGCGCCGGGGGCGCAGCGGGATTGTGGGGCAACGGCGGAACCGGAGGCACCGGCGGCGCGGGCGGCGCAACCGGAGGCGCCGGCGGCGCGGCCGGGCTGCTGTTCGGTGTGGGC
The nucleotide sequence above comes from Mycobacterium kiyosense. Encoded proteins:
- a CDS encoding hypothetical protein (frameshifted, insertion at around 5759504,5759371) is translated as MAILHPETGQPCPPGVVGELVNTAGAGGFEGYYNDAAAEAERMRGGVYHSGDLAYRDEDNYVYFAGRLGDWMRVDGENLGTAPIEAVLLRHPAVTEVAVYPVPDPVVGDRVMAAVVLAPGTGFDADEFRAFLAEQSDLGPKQWPSYVRVSTGLPGTVTFKVLKRQLSAEGVDCGEPVFEIRR